TTTATATAGACTCCAAACCCTAAGACACAAAAGAAGGAAATACTGACATAAAGGAAAATTTCTAAACATACTAAAAATCCAAAATATCCTAAACGGACTCAGaatctaaaaatataaaagacaaaaattatcaaaaataccctaaatatcAAACtcgataaaaataatagaaaaattaaaattattcttttgTTCTTGCATCATTCTCTCCATAGTGGAAAAAATTCGCCCTCGAACGGTTGGTCATATCATCAGAAGCGTTGTCGACGTGTTGCGGTTTTTTTGGTGTGATGCAACGAAAGCTATTAGTATTGTCAATTCGCGCACAAATATCGGAAGCAATCTTCTAAATCCTGTTGATTTACTCACGAATACCaagaaataaaaaagtaaaactcGTCATTCCTTACAAAGGAGATGACGAACGACACCACCGCAAATTCTTATTGATCAGAAAGTTTCTCACATCAACTCAAACAATTATTTATATAAACTTCAAACCCTAAGGCACAAAGGATGGAAAGAAACACTCACtcaaaatccaaaaatataaaagacaaaaattatcaaaataccctaaataccaaactcgataaaaataataaaattattcttttttccTGCATCAATAATCCTTtcctaaatttattttaaagtagAGAGACATAAACTTCCTCCCATATGAGGTATAAATTCTCATGAAAATAGaaacattttttatttaaactagGCAGGTAAAAGAACTATCAAGTATCTTACGTCCACTCTATGAAAGATTTAAAATAACCTAATAAGATAGTTTGATAGTTTAACTTTGGCTAAAAAAACTATCAACCAGTTTCCTGAACAGAAGATTCCAGTTGAACTTTGCCTAAAAAACTAGTGAACCATCTAATTGCAGAAACTCGGGTTCCAGTTAAAACTGTCAATAGTTCTTTTAATCCAACAGCAGCAAGTTGAAAGATGCTATTACTTGCAATTTCCCCTCGATAATATCACCAAAAAGTGAGGAAACGAGCTAACCTTTGAGCGTAATAGACAGGGCTTTTTTCCCAAACAAAGCAAGAAGGATGAAAGGCTCAAGTAAGTACCCGATGGAACGACTGAGGCCGCAGTCATGCACCAAATACTTCCCCCTCCGACCAAAACTCCCGGCTCAGTCTCGTTCCTACACAAACCAAAACGCAAAAATTGTCAGCGAAATCGATCCGAACTTACAACAACAAAAATAGAAATCACTGGCATTGACGACGACCTAAAATTCAAAGTCAGTAGTCGAACCGGGCAGAATTCCAGCGGACGAACATGTCTCGTTGATCGCAGTCGTCGGATATCTTCTCGATGAGTCGGAGCAACGAGACCTCATAGGGCCGTAGCCCTGGAGAAGTCTCGTCGGAGCGGATATCCTCGATGAGGATTGAGTTGATTGACAGCGTCGCGAGGAGGAGCCGCTGCGGGAACTGGCGGATTCCCTTTCATGTACGACGTCTTCCCCATCTTCCCAGAGCGAAAGCGAGAGCACTTCTCCGTGCTCGACGACGGTGGGCGGCGGCGCGAGATGCAAGGGAAGAGAAAGGCCCTTGGCGAGTTTAGGGGTTTCCACTAAACCCCAAAATCTTAACTCAATCTGGTTCAACCTGAACCGTTCCGGTTCAGAATGGATCGACTGCGTCGACTACTCGGTTACCAAGTTGGGCTGAGCCGAGGCCGGTTCAGCCCTAAGATAAATGGGCTATTTCGGTTTGGGCTGGGCCGGTGATGGTTTAATTACCGAGCTGGCGCCTGGGCTGAGCCTCCCCAGATAATTCGTCGTCTTTCTTGTCTTCGTTCCTTATCCGTTCTCCACTGAATCATAATGCTCACTTTCTCACCAGTCGCGATGTCCTCTCTCCCTTGGAGACGTTGGTATTGCTGATCTGCCGTCCGGAGGCTGCCTCACCGCCGGCGGTCACCGATTGAGTTCCTGTAGGAGGTACTCTCTTCGTTGCTATTGTTGGGGACAATTGCATCATTTCAGCTTGTCAAAACAGGAACTTTTATGGAGTGCGGGACTTTCTTGGATTGCGGTTCACTAAGGAGAGTGAAGTTTGTCGAGAGATTTGTGTATCCGCTTTGTAGTTGTCGTTACTGTTCTAGCCGATGTTATATTTCTTGTGGTATTGGAGGATTTAGAAAACAGTCTCTTTTGTGGGCGAGCTGGTTGCCTGTTACCGATGCTAAATCTGCCTCTTCTTCTGAGCTCAACAAGCCGATTCCTTCCAGAAAGTCTTTCTATTTGGCTGGGGCATTAGGTCAAGAACAGCTAGGGAAGCCACATTTGGAAGAGCAACCAAGGGCAAAAAATGTTGACATGCACATAGCCGATCCTGATGCTTTAAGTGGTGCACAAAAGGAAAAGGCATTCGATGCTGattgtgaaaaagaaggagaagaaatacTAGGTTTTGAAGGAAATGGTAAGAGAAATAGGAGGGTTGAAAGGGTTGATGTGCATGCAATTTCATTGAGCTTAATGCATGCTAAAACCGCAGACGATGTCAAAAAAGAACTCAAGAACTTGGATACCTTGCCTCTGCCTGTTTACTCATCCATGATCAGGGGTTTAGGGGCTAAGAAGAGTTTAGATTCAGCATTCGCTATTGTTGAGTGGTTGAAGTGGAAAAATAAGGAGACTGGTAGTTCTGTCTCTCCAAACTTGTTCATCTATAACAGCCTCTTAAGCGCAGTGAAGCTGACTCAGGATTTTGATAAAGTCGACGAAGTAATAGAGGATATGAAATCACAAGGCATCACTCCTAATGTTGTGACTTATAATACTCTGATGTCGATTTACCTTGAACAAGACAGGTATCAAGATGCTCTAAATGTGTTAAATGATATCAACAACAATGGACTATCTCCTTCGCCTGTCACTTATTCAACCATCTTACTGTCATACAAGAAGATGGGCGATGCGTTTGGTGCAGTTGCTTGCTTTGCCCAGTTTAGAGACAAGTATCAGAGAGGTGAAATTGGCAAAACTAACTGTGATGAATGGAAGAATGAGTTTGTTAAACTTGAAAAGTTCACAATCAGTGTATGTAATTTTGTGATGCGCAAGTGGCTGGTAAATGATGTGAATCCAGCTTCAAATATTCTTAAGCTCCTAGCTGTGATGGATGAGGCACTATTGAAACCTAACCGAGTAGATTTTGAACGCCTTTTGTGGGCATGCACACGAGATAGCCATTACACTGTGGCTAAGGAGTTCTATAGTAAAATAAGGGACATGAACAATGACATAAGCTTATCTGTATGTAATCATGTGATATGGCTGATGGGCAAGGCGAAAAAATGGTGGGCAGCTCTTGGGGTCTTCGAGGACTTGCTGGAGATTGGTCCTAACCCAAACAATCTATCATATGAACTGATCCTATCTCATTTCAACTTTCTGCTAACTGCTGCTAGAAAAAAGGGGATGTGGAAGTGGGGTGTTAGGCTTATCAATAAGATGCAAGAGAAAGGCTTAAGACCAGGAAGCAGAGAATGGAATGCAGTCCTTGTAGCATGCTCTAAAGCATCAGAAACATCAGTTGCTGTACAGATATTTGCTAGAATGGTGGAGCAGGGTGAGAAACCGACAGTCGTATCTTATGGAGCTCTGCTGAGTGCACTTGAAAAAGGGAGGCTTTACGATGAAGCGCTCAGCGTGTGGGAGCACATGGGTAAAGTGAATGTCAAGCCAAATTTGTATGCATACACAATATTGGTGTCAGTTTACATTGGAAAAGGTAGTCCTGAGATGGTTGAATTTGCTCTCAGTGAAATGAGATCAGTAGGTATTGAACCGAGTGTGATCACTTTTAATGCGATAATTTCTGCGTGTGCAAAGAATGGTATGGAAAATGCTATTTTGGAGTGGTTTCGCCGCATGAAAGATTACAAACTCAAGCCAAACGAAACAACTTATGAAATACTAGTGGAAGCCCTTGCAAGAAATGGCAAACCAAGACTAGCAAATGAGATGTACTTGAGGGCTTGCGATGAGGGATTTCAGCTTTCTCCAAAAGCCTATGATGCTGTCTCACAATCCTTACGTCCGAGTTGAACGACTGAGGGTTTGGGCTACACACTCAGTTAAGGAAAAGGTGTACCAAGTTGACAGAAATTGTCCCTGATCTTGCAGATCTCCCTCGTAGAGAAGACCATTTGATGAGAATTGagaaagagataaaaaaaaatggcAGTCTAAATAAATAGAGATGATATCGTCGATGATTTCAGGCAATTGGTTTCATACTTGTATATCCATTTCTTTCTCTGTAACCTTGACACCCTATTCTACTGTTATGTTACAATATATCAATGAACGCTAACACACTGGATTCATTATCATTGTTCTCTTTCTACTtggtataaaaaaaattcaatagtcCTTGCTTAATGTTTTTCTCCTTTGGGATATATGTAAACTTGAAGCTCTTTTGGAGGAAGCTGATGTGTTTCTTTGATAAAAAAGAGGAAGTTGATGTGTTTCTTTGATAAATTTTGCAACTTTTTTCCCTCTCATATCGCATCATATTGATATAGACTTTTGGAAAAGATGAAATCCATCACCTAATACCCTACAAATGCTCCACATCATTGTAaatgaataaattagaaaattaaagtgAGTGATCACATAGAGAGTAATTTCTTGATCTTTATCGAGATTTGACCCTTGTTCATGTTATCATATATTGATATAGTCCCAAAGTTGAGGTAAATATCTTCCTTATGTGTTAATTattatttcaaaggctagtagtcgtccgtgatttacctcttccattatgtgctagtcattaatTAAAGATACTTTGGATAtgtaattttatcaaaataatattaaattcaaTTCAACTTAATAGTATTTACTTTTTAATATTAAATGTTGTGTAATGTTAAATTTTAGAATGATAAATATGCTATTTCAATACTTACAAGTAACAAAACAACTAAGAAATTAATATCTCAagtaaaatcaattaaaaattattttctgaggttttttttttaaaaaaaaaaacactattaTAGAGTTTAGTTTCAAAGCAAATTAACAAACACTCGGATTTGAATGCCAGGAACACATCCTCCATAGCAAATTCTTTGGAGAATTTCTCTCTGAGATTTTAAGCTCCTCGGAGCTGCATCTTCCTGTTTGATAGCGTTTTCGTTGCCAATTGCAGAAGAGATGGTTTTGCAAATGGCAGATGAGGAAATATGGACAGATGATTTTCCAACATCCCATGAGCTCGAGCATTACGGGAAAAGGtaaaaaaccaaaatcttacaacGACAAAGCACATTGGCAAATATTCTCACAACAGGAGCTACCTTAGTTGTTAGATTCAAATATGCTTTCTATCCAGAACATCCAGTACAGATAATGAACCACAAGATTCATCTATTTGCACACTCTTGCATTCTAATCTCTTTATCACCGGGAGATCTTCGACCAAAAGTAGACGATGAAAAAGCAGAGCAATGCAAACAGAATTACATGGAAGACATGGTTTGAACCGTTCTGGATGATGCTCTTGTTCATCCTTCTCATGTTGTTCTTTACCCCAGCCTGGGCTTTAGTTAACGTCATTTGCTGTTCAACAGTCACAGCTCCATAAGAAGCATGCAAATTATGTCAACGAtatatagtaataataataatgctCATTATGTAAGCCTAATTACGAAatcatgtacaaaagaatatcatgCGCCCAACATGTACACCCAGGATTgattcattttcaaaatcattgcATGAGAAACCAACATAAGGATTGACTCAGCAAGCCGCAAGTCAAACAACCATGCAATCTAAATACGCAAGCGGGTCAATTCACTTAAACCTCTTCACTTATTTATCTGTTGCTAAATCTGTTTGAATTCTTGAAGATAGTTGTTTTTATTGTGAGTGTGGTCAAGGATGTTGCGGGTAACATAAACATTTTTACAGGTGGCAGTGCCCCTAATTTCGGCTATATATCTTGATGGTAATTTCCTACTATGAGATCAATTTTATTTGTGAGATTTGATCAAAGAAATGAGATATAACTCTTGCATTATGATGAAATGTAAGGTCCCAATATGACATGCTTTTTTATGGTACTTTCCAAGAAGTATTAGTTGATTGGAGGCATAGGATATTTTTTATTCATGTGGACTAGCTGATAGGATCCACTTTATGAAACTTTTCAAGTCACATAGAATCCTTCCAAATTTAGTTGATTTGCCAGTTGTCATCTAAGTGGCTATGGAGTGTTTCGATAAGAATCCTTCCAAATTAGTTGAATTTGCCTCTGGTCACATGACATTTCTGGTGAGGGGCAAACATAGAGAAGCCTTGATTCTATTCGCCCATCTAACAAGATTAGGACTCTAGATGGGCTTTGCCTGATTCCAATGCCTAGGCATTACCAGAGAGCCTTTTGCAATACACCTATCAGATTTATTAATTTCTTTGAAACCTAATAAAGTGAAAGGGCAGGCAAAAAAAAGGATGGATTTTATAAAATTGCAGCACAAATACAGCTTTTGAGCAACAGTCAAGATTAGATGAAGTTTCTACATTAACTTAACATATTCATGAAGCACATAAGAATGTAAAGTCAAAGATGGCAATGGATATTACCAATTGAGTTATGAAATCATTCTGAAACTTTGCTTCGGACTCTATCTCTTGAGCTACCTGTAACACATTACAAAGATAATAATTAGTGTAGCAACAAGAGAAAAAGATAACTGAACTAATACAAGAAACTGAGCAAAAAGATAACAAGGTTTCTTAATGGTGATCACCTTTGAGTATCTCCATTTTCAGATTGTATGTATTGTTTGCTAGAGGAAACAAACTTCCATCAAGTGATTACATGATCATGCACATTAGGCCCAAGAACAACAGTTATCTTGTTTATGATATTGACAACAATTTAGTTACTATATGttaatgtatgtatgtatgtatgtatgtaaaGGCCAAGCACAATCCTCGATTACCCTAAATGAGGTTTTTTGTAACCTCCAATGTGCCACATCAATGCCAcatcaaaaatgaaaaaaaaccTACTATTCTATCTACAATGAAAAAACCCCCTTTACAACTTTTTTGTGGGCCCTACATTACAAATCATATATCTCCCTACATTACAAATCACAAACCACAATGTAACACTACTTTATCATTAACTACAAGCTCAAtcttcaagagaaaaaaaaaaggtttgaGTTTTCAATACTGCTCTTCAACTACGAACCTTAAACCTCACCTCTACAATGATTCAAGGTTTTTTATTGAGGTTTTCTAATTTTACAAGCCTCTCACAAACCGTGCATTGGAATGCCCTCGTACTAAGTGGCAGTTCTATAGATGCTAATAATTTGGAAGACTTCTGTAACTGTTTAATTTTTGGAACTCATAGCATGAACAACCTCATAAATGAGTAGCTTGCCAGGCTAGGTTGTTAATTACTAGTGAAATAGATTTCCATATAGAAACTAGTTCAATGGCGGGATAAAGTTCATGATCCCAAGGGATTGAGACTAACTACTAGTTGTCAACGTTGTCCTTAGAATTCCTAAGATGCTACCCGCCTTCATGCTTCAGCTAACATACCAAAGCACAATGCATCCATGTTGCAGAACAAAGAAAGCATTTCACATTGAATGTCAATTGtgcaactattttttttattcagtggaaaaaaagaaagaattgTTGATCATTGGAATGACTTCTGATGCAACATATTATGCATATCCAATTATTTCTTTGACAACTCAAATTACTTAATGGTACTAACAAATATCTGAACCAATCGGCACATTAGCATGTTAGGGACAACTTTGAAGTTTAAACTACAACCACCACAAATGTTTACCAGATTTTGCAACATCAATCATGAACAAGATGTCAAGAACTAGGCCAACCATAAAGAAAGGGTATTCTTTTGCTTCCAATATTGAAATTTCACTACATGAATACAAAGTCAAGAATCCACGGTTACACGCAATGAAGATAATGTCCTCCTAGAAAATAAGAATTCCATCATCTTGCCTGATAAAAGCAATTGGAGCTTCCTCTATATCTAAACATGCAAAGCTCCTCCTCAACAAATAATACTTCAATGAGCCTATTATACATGAAACAGTTCAACAGAGTAGTAATAATAGAAACTGGGCAGCATACAACTTGCATTTTCACAAAACTATACCAACAATTTGAAGAGAAAGTACACAAAGGCGTGATAATGGCGCtatattgttttttttattctcttataaataaaattttaattcataagAAGATTATGCTAGTTTGCTAACTAAAATAAAATGGAGTATCAGACTTGTGTTCGCACTGAAACCTCATTTTGATCCTTTTCTCCTCGATACTTCTCTCCCTTATCCAACTATTGTACTCCGATACGAAACATTGCAGAAGAACCAAACAAAATGAAGTAAAGACAGAAGaaatatagaaaaagaaaaacgCACCCCTTTCAACTGTCGGACTTTCCGGTAAAGCCCACCGATCTCCTCATCCAGATCCCCATGCATCGGGTCGATCCGCAATTGAATCTCGTCCGAAGAAGAGGATGGACGAGTAATCAGCCCTTCCCTGAGATCCCAACACCAAAAAGCGAAATTTTCATGAGAAATACAGGAAAGAACACCAGAAACCTAGAAAGTAGCAAAATTCTCGAAAGAACAAAATAAATCACATAAATGAATCgatgaaggagagaaagaagccAACAAGTACCTCGATCGCAGAGGGCCTGCAGCGCGGTTGAGGGGATTCGCCATGTCGTCGCGTCGACGGAGAAGCCCCTGGATGAGACCGCGTGAAAGATTTAACGGCTTCGTTTGCAAGTAAATAAGGTTATTATTTCATCGTAGCTTACCGAATTTCTACCTTACCCCTGACAGTTTAGAATATCATAATTTACTACAAAAAAAATACCCTTTAATTTTAACATTATTTCTTTTCTTGTGTAAGCAGTGATTTCATCACGCGTAAATAAACTGagaatatatcaaaataattaatttaaatagtcAAATTAACTGTATAACCATAAGATCCATAATCTAAATGATTATCAAAGCACTTGTTCTAAAGTGGTGCGAGTATTTGCCAGTCTTGGTGCGAATTTCAGGCCATTCCTTTTAATTAAATGTGTAATGTTTGATACGATATAATGGAGTAATAGATGTGGCAGAACCAATATTTGAGACAATGAGAATGTCGATAGTTCCTTTGTTATGAGTATATGATAATACTTCATATCTTAACTATCACACCATCCGGAGGGGACAACCAAAGCGCCTGTTTCAGGTTATTCCAGAACAATGCATCCATTGCTTCTCTTCTGAAAATAAGATCATACAAAGTACTTTCGGTTGTCGACAGATCATTTCCAATAGATCGGTTCATACTAAAACTTTCTTCATAACTCAAATCAATTCAAGTCAAAAGTCAtcttggtttaaaaaaaaatacgggTCTACATAGTCCTTTGTCACATTGCTTAGcaaaaagaagaaaactaaagaaacgaAAGTGATGAATACCTTCATCAAGAATAAACAGGTAGTGTGAAAATTCCATTATAAAAGTAATTGATTCCTTCTTGAACTTATCGAAGCACAAAATCTGTGTAATCAAACCTACTCTACTAAAAACAACGTTTTCCCAACGAAATCATGACTTCTCACAAGATTACCTTGCTTTGTTTGGGCCATGAACACTACCATCTTTCTCCAACAAATTTCCTGATAGCCAGTGCCCTTCAACTGCCCTTGGTTCCCCTCCTAATGACGCTCGACAACTAACAGCTAGTAGAATAATGAACCATTTTTAATCATTAAGCTTCAGTTTGCACGTTGTGCCTTACACAGACAAGATCATCCAGTTTGTTCCCatccatcttgtaaagagaaaCACCGCCCATCTGTGCATTATGTTCCTGAGCTTCCTTTCGCAAGCTCTCAAGTGGCAGGAGCTCCCATTTCTTGTAATTTGAGTTTTGGCGCATGTTGCCCATGTCTGGCGACCCTGACACTGGACCATCTGATTTTGCAGAACCCCAAACCTTGCAGTTAGCAAAAGGTCCCAAATCCCCTTCTTGGCCAGTTTCTTTCTGTTTCAAGCGCAATGCAGCAGCGTGAGCGGTTCGTATGAGTTCTTTGCTTGGCACATCAGACCAATCCTGCTTCCTCTTAGCTCTCATGGGGGAATGGATCCTGATGACCTACAAGGACAAATATTTCATGAGTTAGAAAACCCAGAGACTTTGTTAGGTGCAAGGGATATGCAATTAAATAGAGGTCTTACCCCGAGGCATTCTAGAAGTTGATAATACGCCCTTCCTTGTAGTGGGTTGTGCCCTTTCCTAGGGGTTGAGAAGTAACGTGTCCTACCACAAGAAAATATGAAACAGAAGTTCAACGTTAGCACTCTCTTTGCCAATTTTTTCCAGAAAGGTTGATTGGTTGCAGTTAAATTCTGCCAATTCTAGCATCAAATTATAATTCATAATATAATGATATTCCTTTATAGGAATAGCTATAATGTTTGAATTCTCATAGAATAattatttctatttctaattgcaaaaaaaaatttgaaatatcaGTTTGCATAAATTTAATGATTTCCTATTCGAGGAGTAATTATTTTACATATCAATTTGCATTACTTATTTCGTTTTTCAAAGGATACATATTATTACTTATTTGAGCTTCCAAAAAATATAttatgaacaagtaaaacgaaTTGGGTAAGCTAACTTATTATGAGGGGAAGAGCATCCAAATTTTTTTTGAAGTTTTATTGTGTGTTTCCTTCATTTCCCAAAGAATGGAATAAACAAGGATAAATATAAATAACTATTTCTTAGTTTTACTTCATaaaatataaccaacataaaataattatttatatgtTTAATTTGTATGGAAATTTTTAAGGAATAGGTAACAAATAATTTCACAAGATACAGGTCCAACCCAACATGATTCCTTTAACTTCAAACAGTTATAACTTTTGAATCGAGACTCGAAATCAGGCTCTGACGGTGGTCACCCAGGCAGAATTCAAAGATCTGCATTTGTTACGTAACCATCAATTTTCGGACCCAAATTCCATCGTTTAGGCCCTCAACCGAGCCTCTgaagattttattactatttttagtcATTTCTGTTTTTAtggtatttaggatatttttggtaTTCCTAATAATTATGAGTCATAATTAGTCTATAACAACGTtttgttttattaattttaatttctgtcAAAAGATTTCCTTTTCGGTAaagatctcttttctttctttacaagattaGAATTGAGGTCTATATATTggaatttctttcctttctttggtTTAGGGTCGAGAGTCTATATAAATACCTATTTATTTGTATGAGGATTGATCCCTCTTTTAATTTAacaaagtttctttttttttagtaAATCTGACGAGTTTCGCTTGCTTTTGGCATTTTCTCTTCTTGAGTTTCTCCTCCAATCTACTCTCTTATTAGCCCGCAGGATAATCACTATCATGTCCAACGtcagttggtatcaaagcaaCGTCTGATTGAGGAAGTTGAGTGTTAGATTCAATGGAGGGTCGTCGTGAACGCAGTCACGGTCGCAACAATAGACAGGTTCCGATTGAGGAAGTCAAGCACCATGGGCGCAGC
This genomic stretch from Zingiber officinale cultivar Zhangliang chromosome 7A, Zo_v1.1, whole genome shotgun sequence harbors:
- the LOC122002131 gene encoding protein LOW PHOTOSYNTHETIC EFFICIENCY 1, chloroplastic-like, with the protein product MECGTFLDCGSLRRVKFVERFVYPLCSCRYCSSRCYISCGIGGFRKQSLLWASWLPVTDAKSASSSELNKPIPSRKSFYLAGALGQEQLGKPHLEEQPRAKNVDMHIADPDALSGAQKEKAFDADCEKEGEEILGFEGNGKRNRRVERVDVHAISLSLMHAKTADDVKKELKNLDTLPLPVYSSMIRGLGAKKSLDSAFAIVEWLKWKNKETGSSVSPNLFIYNSLLSAVKLTQDFDKVDEVIEDMKSQGITPNVVTYNTLMSIYLEQDRYQDALNVLNDINNNGLSPSPVTYSTILLSYKKMGDAFGAVACFAQFRDKYQRGEIGKTNCDEWKNEFVKLEKFTISVCNFVMRKWLVNDVNPASNILKLLAVMDEALLKPNRVDFERLLWACTRDSHYTVAKEFYSKIRDMNNDISLSVCNHVIWLMGKAKKWWAALGVFEDLLEIGPNPNNLSYELILSHFNFLLTAARKKGMWKWGVRLINKMQEKGLRPGSREWNAVLVACSKASETSVAVQIFARMVEQGEKPTVVSYGALLSALEKGRLYDEALSVWEHMGKVNVKPNLYAYTILVSVYIGKGSPEMVEFALSEMRSVGIEPSVITFNAIISACAKNGMENAILEWFRRMKDYKLKPNETTYEILVEALARNGKPRLANEMYLRACDEGFQLSPKAYDAVSQSLRPS
- the LOC122002137 gene encoding bet1-like protein At4g14600, coding for MANPLNRAAGPLRSREGLITRPSSSSDEIQLRIDPMHGDLDEEIGGLYRKVRQLKGVAQEIESEAKFQNDFITQLQMTLTKAQAGVKNNMRRMNKSIIQNGSNHVFHVILFALLCFFIVYFWSKISR